From one Musa acuminata AAA Group cultivar baxijiao chromosome BXJ2-6, Cavendish_Baxijiao_AAA, whole genome shotgun sequence genomic stretch:
- the LOC135613721 gene encoding uncharacterized protein LOC135613721 — MEPNPSQTPAVAADAKLPWRGQSLVKKAAAAAVIVAFAPVVIPSLALFFALALALSVPSTVYLTSFACTEKLMRCLLVQTENGGEGNDMLKEDGSEETKEGEVVVAVGDGTLEDERPPEEASGEEKKTAGVVETGDGVGGDEVDERRMERAASDDAHNGDEDGNGEVEVEREK; from the coding sequence ATGGAACCAAACCCATCTCAAACTCCCGCCGTGGCAGCCGATGCGAAGCTCCCGTGGCGGGGACAGTCTCTCGTCAAGAAGGCCGCGGCGGCTGCTGTCATCGTCGCCTTCGCGCCGGTCGTGATCCCTTCCTTGGCCCTCTTCTTCGcgctcgctctcgctctctctgtGCCGTCTACCGTTTACCTCACCAGCTTCGCCTGCACCGAGAAGCTAATGCGCTGCCTCCTCGTCCAAACGGAGAACGGCGGTGAGGGAAACGACATGCTGAAAGAAGACGGATCGGAGGAGACGAAAGAAGGAGAAGTGGTTGTTGCCGTGGGTGACGGAACGCTCGAGGATGAGCGCCCTCCCGAAGAAGCGtccggagaagagaagaaaactgcAGGAGTAGTAGAAACCGGCGATGGTGTTGGAGGAGATGAAGTTGACGAGCGAAGAATGGAACGAGCTGCATCTGATGATGCGCATAATGGGGACGAAGACGGCAATGGCGAGGTGGAAGTGGAAAGAGAGAAGTAG
- the LOC103987138 gene encoding uncharacterized protein LOC103987138 yields MVGTSCSSSSSCASFGSFDADAAAAKRSPSAATIKFLCSYGGKILPRYPDGKLRYIGGDTRVLAVDRSVPFSELQEKMREMCGWGTVSLRCQLPTEDLDALVSVKSDEDLANIMEEYDLAGREKIRAFLFPPSSKPRSPTHPAATTTALPSRRPWILSEKRCIHQISDPKRYPGRYGKSGAISSGDIRYRAHHHHPQHHHHHHHLHGHHAIPKPCNYLVHQGSQWQ; encoded by the exons ATGGTGGGAACGTCgtgctcctcctcgtcctcttgcGCTTCGTTCGGCTCCTTCGACGCGGACGCCGCGGCCGCCAAGCGTTCCCCCAGCGCCGCCACCATCAAGTTCCTCTGCAGCTACGGCGGCAAGATCCTCCCCCGGTACCCCGACGGCAAGCTCCGCTACATCGGCGGCGACACCCGTGTGCTGGCTGTCGACCGTTCCGTCCCCTTCTCAG AGCTGCAGGAGAAGATGAGGGAGATGTGCGGGTGGGGCACGGTCAGCCTCCGCTGCCAGCTGCCGACGGAGGACCTTGACGCGCTCGTGTCGGTCAAGTCCGACGAGGACCTCGCCAACATCATGGAGGAGTACGATCTCGCTGGCCGCGAGAAGATCCGGGCCTTCTTGTTCCCCCCATCGTCCAAACCGAGAAGCCCCACCCACCCAGCGGCGACGACCACGGCGCTGCCCAGCCGCCGGCCCTGGATACTCTCCGAGAAACGCTGCATCCACCAGATCTCTGATCCGAAGAGGTATCCTGGCCGGTACGGTAAGTCCGGCGCCATATCCTCAGGAGATATACGTTACCGTGCCCATCACCACCACCCCCAACATCACCACCATCACCATCATCTCCATGGCCACCATGCGATTCCAAAGCCGTGCAACTATCTCGTGCATCAAGGAAGCCAGtggcagtag
- the LOC135614456 gene encoding amine oxidase [copper-containing] zeta, peroxisomal-like, translating into MATTEEKATPCCSPSLLPPKASGAKGGAPRSEAAVGEWIAAADPKRPASAATAMSPLVPVEDVKDPPAKASLPGIPMMMRAQTRHPLDPLSAAEISVAVATVRSAGATPEVRDSMRFVEVVLLEPEKNIVALADAYFFPPFQPSLLPRTKGGPVILSKLPPRRARLVVYNKKSNETSIWIVELSEVHAATRGGHHRGKVISSEVVPDVQPPMDAIEYAECEAAVKNYPPFIEAMRKRGVDDMDLVMVDAWCAGYHSDADAPSRRLAKPLIFCRTESDCPVENGYARPVEGIYILVDMQNNQIIEFEDRKLVPLPPADPLRNYTPGETRGGVDRSDIKPLHILQPEGPSFRINGYFVEWQKWSFRIGFTPREGLVIHSVAYIDGSRGRRPVAHRLSFVEMVVPYGDPNEPHYRKNAFDAGEDGLGKNAHSLKRGCDCLGYIKYFDAHFTNYTGGIETIENCVCLHEEDHGILWKHQDWRTGLAEVRRSRRLTVSFICTVANYEYGFFWHFYQDGKIEAEVKLTGILSLGALQPGESRKYGTTIAPGLYAPVHQHFFVARMDMAVDCKPTEAFNQVIEVNAKVEDPGQNNVHNNAFYAEEKLLKSELEAMRDCDPFSARHWIVRNTRTVNRTGQPTGYKLMPGLNCLPLAGPEAKFLRRAAFLKHNLWVTPYSRDEMYPGGEFPNQNPRINEGLVTWVKKNRSLEEADIVLWYVFGITHIPRLEDWPVMPVDRIGFMLMPHGFFNCSPAVDVPPSANEIDKDGGSPKLIQNGLLAKL; encoded by the exons ATGGCCACAACTGAGGAAAAAGCGACGCCTTGCTGTTCTCCCAGCCTCCTGCCTCCCAAGGCCAGCGGCGCCAAGGGAGGAGCGCCTCGGAGCGAGGCGGCGGTCGGGGAATGGATCGCGGCGGCGGATCCAAAGCGGCCCGCCTCGGCAGCGACGGCCATGAGCCCGCTCGTCCCCGTCGAGGACGTCAAGGACCCTCCCGCCAAGGCTTCCCTTCCGG GCATCCCCATGATGATGAGGGCTCAGACAAGGCACCCCCTAGATCCATTGTCTGCTGCTGAAATCTCTGTTGCAGTAGCAACTGTTAGGTCTGCTGGTGCAACTCCGGAG GTCAGAGATAGTATGCGGTTTGTTGAAGTAGTTCTTTTGGAGCCAGAGAAAAATATTGTGGCATTAGCTGATGCCTACTTTTTCCCCCCTTTCCAACCATCACTACTTCCCAGAACAAAGGGTGGTCCTGTCATCCTGAGTAAGCTTCCACCCAGGAGGGCAAGGCTTGTTGTCTATAACAAAAAGTCAAATGAGACAAGCATCTGGATAGTTGAGCTGTCTGAAGTACATGCAGCAACTCGTGGTGGTCATCACAGGGGAAAAGTGATCTCCTCTGAAGTTGTTCCTGATGTACAGCCTCCTATG GATGCTATAGAATATGCAGAGTGTGAAGCTGCTGTTAAAAACTATCCTCCATTCATAGAGGCAATGAGAAAGAGAGGAGTAGATGATATGGATCTTGTAATGGTAGATGCTTG GTGTGCTGGTTACCACAGTGATGCCGATGCTCCTAGCCGCAGGCTTGCAAAACCACTAATTTTTTGTCGGACAGAGAGTGACTGCCCTGTGGAGAATGGTTATGCACGTCCTGTTGAAGGCATCTATATTCTTGTTGACATGCAAAACAATCAGATAATTGAGTTCGAAGATAGAAAATTGGTCCCTTTGCCTCCAGCTGATCCATTGAGAAACTATACACCTGGAGAAACTCGTGGAGGTGTTGACAGAAGTGATATAAAGCCTCTGCATATTCTTCAGCCTGAAGGTCCAAGTTTTCGTATAAATGGTTATTTTGTGGAGTGGCAAAAG TGGAGCTTCCGTATTGGTTTCACCCCAAGGGAGGGCTTAGTAATACACTCTGTGGCATACATTGATGGCAGTCGGGGACGGAGACCTGTGGCACATAGGTTGAGTTTTGTTGAGATGGTAGTTCCCTATGGAGATCCAAATGAACCACATTATCGTAAGAATGCATTTGATGCTGGTGAAGATGGCCTCGGGAAAAATGCTCACTCTCTTAAAAGG GGTTGTGACTGCCTGGGCTACATCAAATACTTCGATGCTCATTTTACAAATTATACTGGTGGTATAGAGACTATTGAAAATTGTGTTTGTTTGCATGAGGAGGATCATGGAATCTTATGGAAGCATCAAGATTGGCGAACAGGCTTAGCAGAAGTTAGGAGATCAAGAAGGCTAACTGTGTCCTTCATATGCACagttgctaactacgaatatgggTTTTTCTGGCACTTCTATCAG GATGGTAAGATTGAAGCAGAAGTAAAATTGACTGGAATTCTCAGCTTAGGAGCATTGCAACCTGGTGAATCAAGAAAATATGGTACAACCATCGCTCCAGGCTTATATGCGCCGGTTCATCAACATTTCTTTGTTGCTCGCATGGACATGGCTGTTGATTGTAAACCTACCGAAGCCTTCAATCAg GTGATTGAGGTAAATGCCAAAGTAGAAGATCCAGGTCAAAATAATGTTCATAACAATGCTTTTTATGCTGAAGAAAAGCTTCTCAAGTCAGAGCTGGAAGCTATGCGTGATTGTGATCCTTTCTCTGCACGTCACTGGATT GTAAGGAACACAAGGACTGTAAATCGGACAGGTCAACCTACAGGTTATAAGCTCATGCCTGGTCTGAATTGCCTCCCATTAGCTGGTCCAGAAGCAAAATTCTTGAGAAGAGCTGCATTTTTAAAGCATAATCTATGGGTTACACCTTACAGTCGTGATGAGATGTACCCTGGAGGAGAGTTTCCCAATCAGAATCCCCGCATAAATGAGGGATTAGTGACATGGGTTAAGAAGAACAGGTCCCTTGAGGAAGCTGACATTGTTCTATG GTACGTATTTGGAATCACACACATACCCAGGTTGGAAGATTGGCCTGTCATGCCTGTGGATCGGATTGGCTTTATGCTCATG CCGCATGGCTTCTTTAACTGCTCCCCAGCAGTGGACGTGCCACCGAGTGCTAATGAAATAGACAAGGATGGTGGTTCGCCCAAGTTGATCCAGAACGGACTGCTCGCTAAGCTTTGA